A DNA window from Actinokineospora baliensis contains the following coding sequences:
- a CDS encoding TrmH family RNA methyltransferase, with protein MAQVIEVSDPADPRLDDFRDLSTADRRPDRPGGRGLVIAEGVVVVRRLLASAYPVRALLGVRRRVEELQPELAGLDVPAYVASAEVMAEAVGFHLNRGILATADRAPAPSPQDLAENARTLAVLEGVGDHENLGALFRNAAALGVDGVLLGPGCSDPLYRRSVRVSMGHVLAVPFTEVEPWPDGLKWLRDSGFRVLALTPAADAVPLSEAVRADERVAVLLGSEGPGLTDEAIAAADAAVRIPMSRAVDSLNVATAAAVAFYALAERGSGATARQG; from the coding sequence GTGGCGCAGGTGATCGAGGTGAGCGACCCGGCGGACCCACGGCTGGACGACTTCCGCGACCTGTCGACCGCCGACCGCCGCCCGGACCGTCCGGGTGGCCGTGGCCTGGTCATCGCCGAGGGAGTGGTGGTCGTGCGGCGGCTGCTCGCCTCCGCGTACCCGGTCCGCGCCCTGCTCGGGGTTCGTCGACGCGTGGAGGAACTCCAACCCGAGCTCGCCGGTCTCGACGTGCCCGCCTACGTGGCCTCCGCCGAGGTCATGGCCGAGGCCGTGGGGTTCCACCTCAACCGCGGGATCCTGGCGACCGCCGACCGCGCACCCGCGCCGTCCCCCCAGGACCTCGCCGAGAACGCCCGCACGCTGGCGGTATTGGAAGGTGTCGGCGACCACGAGAACCTCGGCGCGCTGTTCCGCAACGCCGCCGCACTGGGGGTTGACGGTGTTCTCCTAGGCCCCGGCTGCAGTGATCCGCTGTACCGGCGCAGCGTCCGGGTGTCGATGGGCCACGTGCTCGCCGTGCCGTTCACCGAGGTCGAGCCCTGGCCGGACGGGCTGAAGTGGTTGCGCGACAGCGGGTTCCGGGTGCTCGCACTCACCCCGGCCGCCGATGCGGTACCGCTGTCCGAGGCCGTGCGCGCCGACGAACGGGTGGCGGTGCTGCTCGGCTCGGAGGGGCCGGGGCTCACCGACGAGGCGATCGCCGCGGCCGATGCCGCCGTGCGCATCCCGATGTCGCGCGCGGTCGACTCGCTCAACGTGGCCACCGCCGCCGCGGTCGCCTTCTACGCGCTCGCGGAAAGGGGTTCCGGTGCAACTGCGCGCCAAGGATGA
- a CDS encoding ABC transporter ATP-binding protein, whose product MSTVSDEQWRGVAAEDTEDIDRQVGLKLKRRSRALLGTLLRPHLRWAVAGLVLVLLENAARLAGPLLIAVVIDTGIPNAIRGDLTVVAWCVVAYAACSVASAGLWATFLNLSGRIGQDLVLDLRQRMFRHSQRLSLSFHESYTSGKVISRQTSDIDSFTELLEGGIDDLLTSALSIVGITILLLTLDLDLAALTLATALPLFFVTRWFLRTSNQAYRGVSGRTATVIVHYVETMNGMRAVQAYRREGRNRSIMDGLNTRLRSAARDSLDVVATFTMSVRMVGNLSLAIVLAFGAFRVADGTLELGVLTAFTLYLRRFYEPLDDIAMFANSYSSAIAALEKISGLLEEEPDVPEPQRPTPLPRHYGGLPIEFRDTEFRYRPDTPVVLPPLDLTIPAGQTVALVGPTGAGKSTIAKLVARFYDPTGGTVRLAGVDVRDVSDVELRGSVVMVTQENFLFSGSVADNILLGKPGATRAEVESAARAVGAHEFITALPEGYDTDVRKRGGRLSAGQRQVIAFARAFLADPAVLVLDEATSSLDLPTERVVQRALESVLADRTALIIAHRLSTVLIADRVLVVTDGRVTEDGHPQELICGDGHFAALHTAWRDSLA is encoded by the coding sequence GTGAGTACGGTTTCGGACGAGCAGTGGCGCGGGGTCGCCGCCGAGGACACCGAGGACATCGACCGGCAGGTCGGGCTCAAGCTCAAGCGCCGGTCGCGGGCACTGCTCGGCACCTTGCTGCGACCGCACCTGCGCTGGGCCGTCGCCGGGCTGGTCCTGGTCCTCTTGGAGAACGCGGCCCGGCTGGCCGGGCCGCTGCTGATCGCGGTGGTGATCGACACCGGCATCCCGAACGCGATCCGCGGCGACCTGACCGTGGTGGCGTGGTGCGTGGTCGCGTACGCGGCGTGCAGTGTCGCCTCGGCGGGACTGTGGGCGACGTTCCTCAACCTCTCCGGTCGCATCGGGCAGGACCTGGTGCTCGACCTGCGCCAGCGGATGTTCCGGCACTCGCAGCGGTTGTCGTTGTCCTTCCACGAGTCCTACACCTCCGGCAAGGTGATCTCGCGGCAGACCAGCGACATCGACTCGTTCACCGAGCTGCTCGAAGGCGGCATCGACGACCTGCTGACCTCCGCGCTGTCCATTGTGGGTATCACGATCCTGTTGCTGACGCTCGATCTCGACCTCGCCGCGCTGACACTGGCCACCGCGCTGCCGCTGTTCTTCGTGACCCGCTGGTTCCTGCGCACCTCCAACCAGGCGTACCGGGGCGTCAGCGGTCGGACGGCGACGGTGATCGTGCACTACGTCGAGACCATGAACGGCATGCGCGCGGTGCAGGCGTACCGGCGCGAGGGCCGCAACCGGTCCATCATGGACGGTTTGAACACCCGGCTGCGCTCGGCGGCGCGCGACTCGCTCGACGTGGTCGCGACGTTCACCATGTCGGTGCGCATGGTCGGCAACCTGTCGCTGGCGATCGTGTTGGCATTCGGTGCTTTCCGGGTCGCTGACGGGACGCTGGAGCTGGGTGTGCTGACCGCGTTCACCCTGTACCTGCGCCGGTTCTACGAGCCGCTCGACGACATCGCGATGTTCGCCAACTCGTACTCGTCGGCGATCGCCGCACTGGAGAAGATCTCCGGACTTCTCGAAGAGGAGCCGGACGTCCCCGAGCCGCAGCGGCCGACACCGCTGCCGCGCCACTACGGCGGCCTGCCGATCGAGTTCCGGGACACCGAGTTCCGGTACCGACCGGACACCCCGGTCGTGCTGCCGCCACTGGACTTGACGATCCCGGCGGGGCAGACGGTCGCGCTGGTCGGCCCGACCGGAGCGGGCAAGTCGACGATCGCGAAGCTCGTGGCGCGCTTCTACGACCCGACCGGCGGCACGGTCCGGCTCGCGGGCGTCGACGTCCGCGATGTGTCCGATGTGGAGCTGCGCGGATCGGTTGTGATGGTGACGCAGGAGAACTTCCTGTTCTCCGGGTCGGTCGCGGACAACATCCTGCTGGGCAAACCGGGGGCGACCCGCGCCGAGGTCGAGTCGGCCGCTCGCGCGGTGGGCGCGCACGAGTTCATCACCGCGCTGCCGGAGGGCTACGACACCGACGTCCGCAAGCGCGGCGGCAGGCTCTCGGCAGGTCAGCGCCAGGTGATCGCCTTCGCCCGCGCGTTCCTCGCCGACCCGGCCGTGCTGGTGCTGGACGAGGCGACCTCGAGCCTCGACCTGCCAACGGAACGCGTGGTGCAGCGGGCGTTGGAGTCGGTGCTCGCCGACCGGACGGCGCTGATCATCGCGCACCGGCTGTCCACGGTGCTGATCGCCGACCGGGTCTTGGTGGTCACCGATGGCCGGGTCACCGAGGACGGCCACCCCCAGGAGCTGATCTGCGGGGACGGCCACTTCGCCGCGCTGCACACCGCCTGGCGCGACTCGCTCGCCTGA
- a CDS encoding DUF2537 domain-containing protein, protein MQLRAKDDRAVLIGDDGTGEREVDPHTLAIGGDLSTALHEWAKVVSAVRRGDQDDQAADLVSRRGHQLAERLAAVMGTPVSYVDPLSGEVSIVQPPEVVEAPVAEDVVVEPTPWGVGLLVAGFTGALVLFAIITLAVTLYETTPLLAVASNLVVSAGLLPSVWLARKVPTWRWVAVGVAGGIALGWLTLPFIVFS, encoded by the coding sequence GTGCAACTGCGCGCCAAGGATGACCGCGCCGTCCTCATCGGTGACGACGGGACGGGGGAGCGCGAGGTCGACCCGCACACCCTCGCCATCGGCGGCGACCTGTCGACCGCGCTGCACGAGTGGGCCAAGGTCGTCTCGGCCGTGCGCCGCGGCGACCAGGACGACCAAGCGGCGGACCTGGTGAGCAGGCGCGGGCACCAGCTCGCCGAACGCCTCGCCGCCGTCATGGGCACGCCTGTCAGCTACGTGGATCCGCTCTCCGGAGAGGTGTCGATCGTGCAACCACCCGAGGTCGTCGAAGCCCCGGTCGCCGAGGACGTTGTCGTGGAGCCGACCCCGTGGGGGGTCGGCCTGCTGGTCGCGGGCTTCACCGGGGCGCTGGTGCTGTTCGCGATCATCACCCTGGCGGTGACCCTGTACGAGACGACGCCGCTGCTGGCCGTCGCGTCGAACCTGGTCGTCAGCGCGGGATTGCTGCCGTCGGTGTGGTTGGCGCGCAAGGTGCCGACCTGGCGTTGGGTGGCTGTGGGGGTCGCGGGCGGCATCGCGCTCGGTTGGCTGACACTGCCCTTCATCGTCTTCAGCTGA